A stretch of Paludisphaera borealis DNA encodes these proteins:
- a CDS encoding sensor histidine kinase → MVRWPIRIKLMVGLGVVVGMMLILMGGSIFGLHSFHVSNLTLTDQLRELGASKDLIECILRLHPPDDSAEDADSLLVTARRAQAGLLEYFHELKQNTMRGNRANSGFDELGLAFRLDDDLTAIINELSRSDPPEAPILPGTTYFVTQHPELLRQLDPATDLKSSNLAQNPETQAKLEPATDVKSRIDRLKYTVMRLPKELHDDFYDVLVMSKTQYQISRVIVWTSALAVLPMLCGLTALFHRWVLYPVRLLQRGVRRVARGSFDYKIDLHSGDEMQDLAGAFNEMTARISMTYADLEQQVQERSRQLVRSERLAGVGFLAAGVAHEINNPLASIAFCSEALESRLEALTQGSDDPDHRAVSKYLKMIQEEAFRCKNITEKLLDFARCNDIKRERTDLPSLVQGVVDMIRHIGKYRGKTIVFQPKEAIVAHVDGQEIKQVILNLVVNALESMDAGGVLRIDARYDHGMAEVIFNDNGCGIAADVLENIFEPFFTRRRDGKGTGLGLSITHRIVNQHHGEITATSPGEGRGSTFRVRLPIHPSEIGDGPGGREPAVAGASRGHAA, encoded by the coding sequence CTGGGGGCTTCGAAGGACTTGATCGAGTGCATTCTCCGGCTCCATCCCCCGGACGACAGCGCCGAGGATGCCGACTCGCTGCTCGTCACGGCGCGGCGGGCGCAGGCCGGGCTCCTGGAGTACTTCCACGAGCTGAAGCAAAACACGATGCGGGGCAACCGGGCCAACAGCGGTTTCGACGAACTGGGGCTCGCCTTTCGGCTCGACGACGACCTTACGGCGATCATCAACGAGCTGAGTCGCTCCGATCCCCCCGAGGCCCCAATCCTGCCGGGTACGACGTACTTCGTCACCCAGCATCCCGAACTGTTGCGACAGCTCGATCCGGCGACGGATCTCAAGTCGTCCAACCTCGCCCAGAATCCCGAAACCCAGGCAAAGCTGGAACCGGCGACGGACGTCAAGTCGAGGATCGATCGCCTGAAGTACACGGTGATGCGGCTCCCCAAGGAGCTGCACGACGACTTCTACGACGTGCTCGTGATGTCGAAGACGCAGTATCAGATCAGTCGAGTGATCGTCTGGACTTCGGCCCTGGCGGTCTTGCCGATGCTTTGCGGCCTGACGGCGCTGTTTCACCGCTGGGTGCTCTACCCGGTGCGGCTGCTCCAGCGCGGGGTGCGCCGCGTGGCGCGGGGCTCGTTCGATTACAAGATCGACCTCCACTCGGGCGATGAGATGCAAGACCTGGCCGGGGCCTTCAACGAGATGACGGCCCGGATCAGCATGACCTACGCCGACCTCGAACAGCAGGTCCAGGAGCGGAGCCGGCAACTGGTCCGCTCCGAGCGGCTGGCGGGAGTCGGCTTCCTGGCGGCGGGCGTGGCCCACGAGATCAACAACCCGCTGGCCTCGATCGCCTTCTGCTCCGAGGCCCTCGAAAGCCGCCTCGAAGCGCTGACGCAAGGGTCCGACGACCCCGATCACCGCGCTGTATCGAAATATCTGAAGATGATCCAGGAAGAAGCGTTCCGGTGTAAGAACATCACCGAGAAGCTGCTCGACTTCGCCCGCTGCAACGACATCAAGCGCGAGCGCACCGATTTGCCGAGCCTGGTCCAGGGGGTCGTCGACATGATCCGCCACATCGGCAAATACCGGGGCAAGACGATCGTGTTCCAGCCCAAGGAAGCGATCGTGGCCCATGTGGACGGCCAGGAGATCAAGCAGGTGATCCTGAACCTGGTGGTCAACGCGCTCGAATCGATGGACGCCGGAGGGGTGCTGCGGATCGACGCTCGCTACGATCACGGGATGGCCGAGGTGATCTTCAACGACAACGGCTGCGGCATCGCGGCCGACGTGCTGGAGAACATCTTCGAGCCGTTCTTCACGCGCCGCCGCGACGGCAAGGGGACGGGCTTGGGCCTGTCGATCACGCACCGGATCGTCAACCAGCATCACGGCGAGATCACCGCGACGAGCCCGGGCGAGGGGAGGGGCTCGACGTTCCGGGTCCGCCTGCCGATCCACCCGTCCGAGATCGGCGACGGTCCAGGCGGTCGCGAGCCCGCCGTCGCGGGAGCGTCGCGCGGGCACGCCGCATAA
- a CDS encoding sigma-54-dependent transcriptional regulator yields the protein MIDKSRRGGLRILFADDEAHLRDLMQMELPRLGHEVTVCPDGTAALRALERGSYDAALLDIRMPGITGIDVLTQIRQLSPDTQVILLTGHATVDTAVQALRLGAFDYLTKPCKWAELEVILSRVAERRDMANKNTALETRLKAAEGAPLLIGETPAMQQVRRLIETIAPTDATVMILGETGTGKELVARNLHEKSDRAQRVFIPVNCGALPENLVESELFGHRKGAFTGAEMNRKGLFEVANGGTLFLDEVGELDKSVQVKLLRFLEAGEIRRVGENEPFRVDVRVVCATNRDLRDMVAHELFREDLFFRLNTFEIVLPPLRERRLDVPELARHMLSRHAARRGLMETSISAEAVDVLTACDWPGNIRELANAVERALILAGNGPIRPEHLPTQHPSSKVRAQHAGAAQPIGSPHFAIPDGAPTLRDIEMSYIQVVLEKHNGNKPAASKELGISLKTLYNKINQLQQM from the coding sequence ATGATCGATAAGTCGCGCCGAGGGGGACTGCGGATCTTGTTCGCCGACGACGAGGCGCACCTCCGCGACCTGATGCAGATGGAGCTGCCCCGGCTCGGGCACGAGGTCACCGTCTGCCCCGACGGCACCGCCGCACTCCGGGCGCTCGAGCGCGGGTCGTACGACGCGGCCCTGCTCGACATCCGGATGCCGGGGATCACCGGGATCGACGTTCTGACCCAGATCCGCCAGCTCAGCCCGGACACGCAGGTCATCCTCTTGACCGGCCACGCGACCGTCGACACCGCCGTTCAGGCCCTCCGCCTGGGCGCGTTCGACTACCTCACCAAACCCTGCAAATGGGCCGAGCTGGAAGTCATCCTCAGTCGCGTCGCCGAGCGTCGCGACATGGCCAACAAGAACACCGCGCTCGAGACCCGGCTCAAGGCGGCCGAGGGCGCGCCGTTGCTGATCGGCGAGACGCCGGCCATGCAGCAGGTCCGCCGCCTGATCGAGACCATCGCCCCCACCGACGCGACCGTCATGATCCTGGGAGAGACCGGCACCGGCAAGGAGCTGGTCGCCCGCAACCTCCACGAGAAGAGCGACCGCGCCCAGCGGGTGTTCATCCCGGTCAACTGCGGGGCGTTGCCCGAGAACCTGGTCGAGAGCGAGCTGTTCGGCCACCGCAAGGGGGCGTTCACCGGCGCCGAGATGAACCGCAAGGGGCTCTTCGAGGTCGCCAACGGCGGCACCCTGTTCCTCGACGAGGTCGGCGAGCTGGATAAGAGCGTGCAGGTGAAACTGCTCCGCTTCCTCGAAGCGGGCGAGATCCGCCGGGTCGGCGAGAACGAGCCGTTCCGGGTCGACGTCCGGGTCGTCTGCGCGACCAACCGCGACCTCCGCGACATGGTGGCCCACGAGCTTTTTCGCGAAGACCTGTTTTTCCGGCTCAACACGTTCGAGATCGTCCTGCCGCCGCTCCGCGAACGCCGCCTCGACGTTCCCGAGCTGGCTCGGCACATGCTTTCGCGGCACGCCGCTCGCCGCGGCCTGATGGAGACCTCGATCTCGGCCGAAGCCGTCGACGTCCTTACGGCCTGCGACTGGCCGGGCAATATCCGCGAGCTGGCCAACGCCGTCGAGCGCGCCTTGATCCTCGCGGGCAACGGGCCGATCCGCCCCGAACACCTGCCGACGCAACACCCATCCTCCAAGGTGCGGGCCCAGCACGCCGGCGCGGCCCAGCCGATCGGCTCGCCCCACTTCGCGATCCCCGACGGTGCCCCCACCCTCCGCGACATCGAGATGAGCTACATCCAGGTCGTCCTCGAAAAGCACAACGGCAACAAGCCGGCCGCGTCCAAGGAGCTGGGCATCAGCCTCAAGACGCTTTACAACAAGATCAATCAACTTCAGCAGATGTGA
- the rnhA gene encoding ribonuclease HI, with amino-acid sequence MEPDASAPADLVKLFTDGACSGNPGPGGWAYILQHPASGQVRDASGAEPETTNNRMELAGVIEGLASLKRRCQVEVVTDSQYVAKGIKEWMPNWKRRGWQRKEGNTLKPVMNVDLWKRLDELLTQHDVRVTHVLGHRGHAENEACDRMAVEAYKALKRNR; translated from the coding sequence ATGGAACCGGATGCCTCGGCTCCCGCCGACCTCGTCAAGCTTTTCACTGATGGCGCGTGCAGCGGCAACCCCGGGCCGGGGGGCTGGGCGTACATCCTCCAGCACCCCGCCAGCGGGCAGGTGCGCGACGCCTCCGGCGCCGAGCCCGAGACGACCAACAACCGCATGGAGCTGGCCGGCGTCATCGAGGGCCTCGCCTCGCTCAAGCGCCGGTGCCAGGTCGAGGTCGTCACCGACAGTCAATATGTCGCCAAGGGCATCAAGGAGTGGATGCCCAACTGGAAGCGCCGCGGCTGGCAGCGCAAGGAAGGCAACACGCTCAAGCCGGTCATGAACGTCGATCTCTGGAAGCGGCTCGACGAGCTGCTGACCCAGCACGACGTCCGGGTGACCCATGTGTTGGGCCACCGCGGACATGCCGAAAACGAAGCCTGCGACCGCATGGCCGTCGAGGCGTACAAGGCCCTCAAGCGAAACCGCTGA
- the lexA gene encoding transcriptional repressor LexA — translation MADLDALTLRQREIYNFIRSKIHGRGYGPTVREIGVHFQIKSPNGVMCHLKALQKKGLIHREPNMSRAIQLLEESATGHPTGVKLVGRIAAGQPIEAIEQNEELTFSDWVEDGAKFALRVTGDSMIEEHIADGDFVIIKKQDQARDGQIVAVRDEDGEATLKKIYRDRTRVRLEPANRALKPIYRDHVDILGVLVGVVRKY, via the coding sequence ATGGCCGACCTCGACGCGCTCACGCTTCGCCAGCGCGAGATCTACAACTTCATTCGCAGCAAGATTCACGGACGAGGATACGGCCCGACGGTTCGGGAGATCGGGGTTCATTTCCAGATCAAGAGCCCTAACGGCGTGATGTGCCACCTCAAGGCGCTCCAGAAGAAGGGGCTGATCCATCGCGAGCCGAACATGTCGCGCGCGATCCAGCTCCTCGAAGAATCGGCCACGGGCCACCCGACCGGCGTGAAGCTGGTGGGCCGCATCGCCGCCGGCCAGCCGATCGAGGCGATCGAGCAGAACGAGGAGCTGACGTTCTCCGACTGGGTCGAGGACGGTGCCAAGTTCGCCCTCCGCGTCACCGGCGACTCGATGATCGAGGAGCACATCGCCGACGGCGATTTCGTCATCATCAAGAAGCAGGACCAGGCCCGCGACGGCCAGATCGTGGCGGTCCGCGACGAGGACGGCGAGGCCACGCTCAAGAAGATCTACCGCGACCGCACCCGGGTCCGGCTCGAACCCGCCAATCGCGCGCTCAAGCCGATCTATCGCGACCATGTCGACATCCTCGGCGTCCTGGTCGGCGTCGTCCGCAAGTACTGA
- a CDS encoding PIG-L deacetylase family protein, with amino-acid sequence MSTQTRVLAIHAHPDDVEFQCAGTLALLKRAGFAVTIATMTPGDCGSAELDCEAIAEVRRGEAKAAADLIGADYLCLEFRDLVIFNDDDSRRRVTEALRRVRPNIILTAPPVDYHCDHEATSILVRDACFSASCPNYATRQWEPAPAIDWIPHLYFVDSLEGADRDGRPAPADFHVDVTDVFEVKKAMLACHASQRDWLLRQHGMDEYLTSQEQWGAKRGAEIGVAKAEGFRQYNGHPYPHDNRLLALLGQDGRGGRSASKPS; translated from the coding sequence ATGTCGACTCAGACGCGCGTGCTCGCGATTCACGCCCACCCCGACGACGTGGAATTTCAGTGCGCGGGGACGCTCGCGCTTTTGAAGCGGGCTGGCTTCGCGGTGACGATCGCGACGATGACGCCGGGCGATTGCGGCAGCGCCGAGCTGGATTGCGAGGCGATCGCCGAGGTCCGTCGCGGCGAGGCGAAGGCGGCCGCCGATCTGATCGGCGCCGATTACCTGTGCCTCGAATTCCGGGATCTGGTCATCTTCAACGACGACGATTCAAGACGGCGGGTGACCGAGGCGCTGCGGCGGGTGCGGCCGAACATCATCCTGACGGCGCCGCCGGTCGACTATCATTGCGACCACGAGGCCACGAGCATTCTGGTGCGCGACGCCTGTTTCTCGGCTTCGTGCCCGAACTACGCGACCCGCCAGTGGGAGCCCGCGCCGGCCATCGACTGGATTCCGCACCTGTATTTCGTCGACTCGCTCGAAGGGGCGGATCGCGACGGCAGGCCGGCCCCGGCCGATTTCCACGTCGACGTGACGGACGTCTTCGAGGTCAAGAAGGCGATGCTCGCCTGCCACGCCAGCCAGCGCGACTGGCTCTTGCGGCAGCACGGGATGGACGAATACCTGACGAGCCAGGAGCAATGGGGGGCGAAGCGGGGGGCGGAGATCGGCGTCGCCAAGGCCGAGGGGTTCCGCCAGTACAACGGCCATCCGTACCCGCACGACAACCGCCTGCTCGCGTTGCTCGGGCAGGACGGCCGGGGCGGCCGGTCCGCCTCGAAGCCGTCGTGA
- the accD gene encoding acetyl-CoA carboxylase, carboxyltransferase subunit beta, which translates to MAGKGGGPLHAWHGHFEAKRVPEGVWMRCEGCGATLFRKQVEQNLSVCPECNHHMPVTAVERIRQLLDEDTFENWFPDLLPADPLKFDDRRPYPERVKAEQARTGLNEAALVGQGFIKGRRIVFGITDSNFIMGSMGSVVGEKLTRAVEEATRQKLPLVIVSGSGGGARMHEGIFSLMQMAKVSTALGRYRSAGGLFISVLTHPTMGGVAASFASLGDIILAEPKALIGFAGPRVIEQTVRVQLPQGFQTSEFHLQHGFIDRIVHRRDLKSMIAQLIDYTST; encoded by the coding sequence ATGGCCGGTAAAGGAGGAGGTCCCCTGCACGCCTGGCATGGCCATTTCGAAGCCAAGCGGGTCCCCGAAGGGGTCTGGATGCGGTGCGAGGGCTGCGGCGCGACGCTCTTCCGCAAGCAGGTCGAGCAGAACCTGAGCGTCTGCCCCGAGTGCAACCACCACATGCCCGTGACGGCCGTCGAGCGAATCCGCCAGCTCCTCGACGAAGACACCTTCGAGAACTGGTTCCCTGACCTCCTGCCCGCCGACCCCCTCAAGTTCGACGACCGCCGCCCCTACCCCGAGCGCGTGAAGGCCGAGCAGGCGCGAACCGGCCTGAACGAGGCCGCCCTCGTCGGCCAGGGGTTCATCAAAGGACGGCGCATCGTCTTCGGCATCACCGACAGCAACTTCATCATGGGAAGCATGGGTTCGGTCGTCGGCGAGAAGCTGACGCGGGCCGTCGAGGAGGCCACTCGCCAGAAGCTCCCCTTGGTGATCGTCTCGGGCTCGGGCGGCGGCGCCCGGATGCACGAAGGCATCTTCTCGCTGATGCAGATGGCCAAGGTCTCCACCGCACTGGGCCGCTACCGCTCGGCCGGCGGCCTGTTCATCAGCGTCCTGACCCACCCGACCATGGGAGGCGTCGCCGCCAGCTTCGCCTCGCTCGGCGACATCATCCTCGCCGAGCCCAAGGCGCTCATTGGTTTCGCCGGCCCCCGGGTCATCGAGCAGACCGTCCGCGTCCAGCTCCCCCAGGGGTTTCAGACCAGCGAATTCCACCTCCAGCACGGCTTCATCGACCGCATCGTCCATCGCCGCGACCTGAAGAGCATGATCGCGCAGTTGATCGACTATACGAGCACCTGA
- a CDS encoding histidine phosphatase family protein → MTAVSISSQVLLIRPGATLYDEQNRVQGVLDIPLSEQGKTEVARLAERLATRDDQTALSALYCGPGESVVRTAEIIGKALGLRPRRIDEFRNLDQGLWQGLQIEEIRRRNTRLFRQWIDDPRTICPPQGETVEDAMERLRAAFKPLFRRHADEAFGLIVGEPIARMIACYLKRVPRLHLDEFLPCCGYERIEVRADLLGGNGSS, encoded by the coding sequence ATGACGGCCGTGTCGATTTCATCGCAGGTCTTACTGATTCGCCCCGGCGCGACGCTCTACGACGAGCAGAACCGGGTCCAAGGCGTCCTCGACATCCCGCTCAGCGAACAGGGGAAGACCGAGGTCGCCCGGCTGGCCGAGCGGCTGGCGACGCGCGACGATCAGACCGCGCTTTCGGCGCTGTACTGCGGACCGGGCGAAAGCGTCGTCCGGACCGCCGAGATCATCGGCAAGGCGCTCGGGCTGCGTCCCCGGCGGATCGACGAGTTCCGGAACCTCGACCAGGGGCTCTGGCAAGGGCTGCAAATCGAGGAGATCCGCCGTCGCAACACCCGGCTGTTCCGCCAGTGGATCGACGACCCCCGGACCATCTGCCCCCCCCAGGGCGAGACCGTCGAGGACGCGATGGAACGGCTCCGAGCCGCCTTCAAGCCGCTCTTTCGCCGCCATGCCGACGAAGCCTTCGGCCTGATCGTCGGCGAGCCCATCGCCCGGATGATCGCCTGCTACCTTAAACGCGTGCCTCGACTGCACCTGGACGAATTCCTGCCATGTTGCGGCTATGAGCGGATCGAGGTCCGGGCCGACCTGCTGGGCGGGAACGGCTCCTCTTGA